ACGCATTTTCCCCTGGCAGGGATTGCCGCTTGGGTGTGGTGGGTATTTTGGGGTGTCTGACAATTAAAAAAATATGAACTTCGAACTTCGAACGTCCAACGCCGAATTTTGAATAAGGCATTCTGCCTATTTTAAATGGAAGAGTGAAGCGATTTTATCTTTCGATGTTCAACGTTCAATGTTGGGGATGTTCAAAAACGGTAAAACCTTTTAGGATCGATCAGCATGGCCCGGGGTTTGATTAAAAGCAGCTATTTCCCCTTCTTCCTGATAACATTTTCCGTACCGGCGATTAGCCGTTTGATATTATCCTGGTGACGGTATGCAATAAATATGGTTATCACCGCAGCACAGGCGGTCATAACCAGTGAATTTGTTTTTATCCACACAGCAATCGGAATAACGCCGGCTGCTGCAAGGGAACCGGCAGATACATGGTTAGTTGACAGAGCCACGATCAGAAATGCCACCAGAGCAGCCAGACAGGCAACCGGTGAAAGGACCAGGAAGCACCCTAAAGCAGTGGCGACCCCCTTTCCTCCGGTTTTAAACTTCATGTAGACAGGATACAGATGCCCTAAAAAGGCGCATAGAGCGGTCAGACAAACACATATTTCATATATCAGAGGACTGGGATAAGAAATAGCCGTTGCCGCATAAACCGGGACCACACCCTTTAGCACGTCACCGGCAAGGGTCAGAAGCCCGATAGGTGTCCCGGCAACCCGTCTTACATTGGTTGCGCCGATATTGCCGCTTCCTTGTTTTCTGATATCAACCGAAGTAAATATTCGGGTAAAAACCAGACCAAAGGGAATGGAACCCAGTAAATAAGCGAAAACTATAATTCCAATAGAATAAATAAAATTTATATCTTCCATTTTGATTTTCCACTTTTTGCGTATTAAGCAAAATTGTTGAATTCTTAAAAAACCAGCTTTACCACAGAGAACACAGAGCTCACGGAGATAACAAGTTAAATCAACAGAATAATCCATGTGTTCTCTGGGAACTCCGTGGTGTAAAATAACTTTTCACCATGCGATCGGAATTATAAAGGAGAACATGTGTAAATGCAACCGGTGAAAATTGATATTGAAGATGTCCTTGACCTGCACACCTTTAAACCGTCAGACGTGCCCGACTTG
The nucleotide sequence above comes from Thermodesulfobacteriota bacterium. Encoded proteins:
- the plsY gene encoding glycerol-3-phosphate 1-O-acyltransferase PlsY — its product is MEDINFIYSIGIIVFAYLLGSIPFGLVFTRIFTSVDIRKQGSGNIGATNVRRVAGTPIGLLTLAGDVLKGVVPVYAATAISYPSPLIYEICVCLTALCAFLGHLYPVYMKFKTGGKGVATALGCFLVLSPVACLAALVAFLIVALSTNHVSAGSLAAAGVIPIAVWIKTNSLVMTACAAVITIFIAYRHQDNIKRLIAGTENVIRKKGK